The Sinorhizobium fredii USDA 257 region TCCGTCCGCACCTTGCGCATCCATGGGCCGGTCTGACTTCAGCTCGGCACGGAACCGAAGCGCAATCGTCTAGTGGCGATAATCCGCCCTCGGCTTGTAATGCCCCACATCCGCCTTCTCGAACAAGGCGTCCACCTGCGCGTGGCGGATCGGTTGGTCGCTCTCGTCAGAGACGAGGTTCTGTTCCGAGACATAGGCGACATATTCGCTTTCGTCGTTCTCGGCGAACAGATGATAGAAGGGCTGGTCCTTGCTCGGCCGGATTTCCTGGGGAATTGAGTTCCACCATTCTTCGGTGTTCGCATATTCCGGATCGACGTCGAAGATGACGCCGCGAAACGGAAAGAACCGGTGGCGAACGATCTGCCCGATTTCGAATTTCGCGTTTCTTTGTTTCATGACGCAACACATCCTTTCAGACCAATATTTGGGTTGTCGCATGTGGAACATCAATAGGTGCCCGATCCTGCCGAAAAAGCTTTCCTGCTGTCGCATTTGAGAAAAGGCGGGCTTCGATCGAAGCCCGCCTTTCGCTCTCATCTCGAATGGACCAGCCTTGTCTGACGGACCGGTGGCCTCGCCATCAGACGGAATAATACATGTCGTACTCGACCGGATGCGGGGTCATCTCGAAGCGCATGACTTCCTGCATCTTGAGCTCGATGAACGAGTCGATCTGGTCGTCGTCGAAGACGCCGCCGGCGGTCAGGAACTTGCGGTCCCTGTCGAGGCTTTCGAGGGCCTCGCGCAGGCTGCCGCAAACCGTCGGGATCTTCTT contains the following coding sequences:
- the hspQ gene encoding heat shock protein HspQ — its product is MKQRNAKFEIGQIVRHRFFPFRGVIFDVDPEYANTEEWWNSIPQEIRPSKDQPFYHLFAENDESEYVAYVSEQNLVSDESDQPIRHAQVDALFEKADVGHYKPRADYRH